In Nitrospira sp., one genomic interval encodes:
- a CDS encoding c-type cytochrome, translated as MAHTLRKLWSMRIFLAFFLVTVAWGGGCAGSQEPHEASRMELRDDKQPPLDALFSHPSPESIPGGQRGEQIRLGYEIVVHTQDYAAPYVGNALTCANCHLDGGLDPNSAPFVGLSRVYPEMSRRAGRVLTLADRINECVERGLNGKPIPQDSHKLRAVVAYIDWLSKDVPEGSRMAWRGIPPIKSTRPPDVGNGAKVFTTRCAFCHGADGRGTHAAPPLWGDRSYNRGAEMARLSVAASFIQANMPRTRGWALSDNEAYDVAAYINGQPRPDFPGKTTDWPQGGKPADVPY; from the coding sequence ATGGCACACACCTTGCGTAAGCTTTGGTCCATGCGAATCTTTCTGGCCTTTTTTCTCGTGACTGTAGCGTGGGGTGGCGGTTGCGCTGGTTCGCAGGAGCCGCACGAGGCGAGCCGAATGGAACTCCGCGACGACAAGCAACCTCCCTTGGATGCCCTGTTCAGCCACCCGTCGCCCGAGTCTATCCCCGGCGGACAGCGGGGCGAGCAGATCAGGCTCGGCTATGAGATCGTCGTTCACACCCAAGACTATGCCGCGCCCTACGTCGGTAATGCGCTGACCTGCGCCAATTGTCACTTGGACGGCGGTCTCGATCCTAACTCCGCGCCCTTCGTCGGGCTGTCGCGGGTCTATCCGGAGATGAGCCGGCGGGCCGGGCGGGTCCTCACCTTGGCCGATCGCATCAACGAATGTGTCGAGCGCGGGCTGAACGGTAAACCGATTCCGCAGGACAGCCATAAGCTGCGCGCCGTCGTCGCCTACATCGACTGGCTTTCAAAGGATGTGCCGGAGGGAAGCCGAATGGCCTGGCGAGGCATTCCCCCCATCAAGTCGACGAGGCCGCCGGATGTCGGGAACGGGGCGAAGGTCTTCACGACCCGTTGTGCGTTCTGTCACGGTGCCGATGGACGGGGCACTCACGCCGCGCCGCCTCTGTGGGGCGACCGCTCCTACAATCGCGGAGCCGAGATGGCTCGGTTGTCCGTCGCCGCCTCCTTCATTCAGGCTAATATGCCTCGCACGCGAGGCTGGGCGCTCTCGGACAATGAGGCCTACGACGTCGCCGCCTACATCAATGGACAGCCTCGACCGGATTTCCCCGGCAAGACGACTGATTGGCCGCAGGGCGGCAAGCCGGCCGATGTGCCCTATTGA
- a CDS encoding OsmC family protein, with product MKLSVAYQGGTRYDIVSARHRIVTDQPVEDGGADAGMSPVELFVGSVASCVGYFVGNFCARHDISREGLKVEAEWTMAEGPHRVGSIHLSIRLPHRITPELKERLLRVAHACTVHQSIVVPVQVAIELNPHAQPTTPS from the coding sequence ATGAAACTCAGCGTGGCCTATCAGGGCGGCACACGCTACGACATTGTGAGCGCCCGGCATAGGATCGTCACGGATCAACCGGTCGAAGACGGGGGCGCCGACGCGGGCATGAGTCCTGTGGAGCTGTTCGTCGGTTCGGTGGCCAGCTGCGTCGGCTATTTCGTGGGCAACTTCTGCGCGCGACACGACATCTCTCGTGAAGGCCTGAAGGTGGAGGCAGAGTGGACGATGGCGGAGGGACCCCATCGAGTCGGGAGCATCCATCTTTCGATTCGGCTTCCTCATCGCATCACGCCAGAATTGAAGGAGCGCTTGTTGAGAGTCGCCCATGCCTGTACGGTGCACCAGTCGATCGTGGTGCCGGTTCAGGTGGCGATCGAGTTGAATCCCCATGCCCAGCCGACCACTCCATCCTGA
- a CDS encoding sulfite oxidase has translation MTVTRRVLFERVLQGIGTSLVAGGIERAFADSQGAATGQASGPLTVRVSRPFDAETPAREFMSRLTPNERFFVRSHFGPPSAEAIQPESWRLTVKGLVKDELTLSLPELKQFEPATITAVLQCSGNGRAHHRPKVPGVQWERGAVGNAEWTGVRLRDVLQRAGVKPQSLHVQLQGADRPALPSVPLFTRSIPIHKALHPDTLLAYEMNGRPLPLLHGAPLRVITPGWMAESCMKWLTEITLRADETPGYYMQQAYRIPETAVHPTSGLPGSAMVPVEQMPVKSLIAAPGEGDTLKVGPVTIQGVAWAGESPVAKVEVSCDDGKTWEPARLVGEEQPYAWRQWQYLWNARQVGPTAILCRATDAQGIQQPERSPWNPGGFLWNGWDRLSVTVAA, from the coding sequence GTGACAGTGACGCGACGAGTGTTGTTTGAAAGGGTGCTGCAAGGCATCGGGACGAGTCTGGTTGCCGGCGGTATCGAACGAGCGTTCGCCGACAGCCAAGGCGCGGCGACCGGGCAGGCGAGCGGCCCGCTTACCGTTCGAGTCTCCCGGCCGTTCGACGCAGAAACGCCGGCGCGGGAATTCATGTCCCGGTTGACGCCCAATGAGCGATTTTTCGTGCGTAGCCACTTCGGGCCGCCTAGTGCGGAAGCGATCCAACCCGAGAGTTGGCGTCTGACCGTGAAGGGTCTTGTGAAGGACGAGTTGACCCTGAGCCTGCCGGAACTCAAACAGTTTGAACCGGCCACTATCACTGCCGTGTTGCAATGCAGCGGCAACGGCCGCGCGCACCATCGCCCCAAGGTTCCCGGCGTGCAATGGGAGCGGGGCGCAGTGGGAAATGCGGAATGGACCGGCGTGCGGTTGCGCGACGTGCTGCAGCGCGCCGGCGTCAAGCCGCAGAGCCTCCATGTTCAGCTTCAAGGCGCGGATCGACCAGCCCTTCCCTCCGTGCCCCTGTTCACACGCAGTATCCCCATTCACAAGGCCCTCCATCCCGACACCCTGTTGGCCTATGAAATGAACGGCCGGCCCTTGCCTCTGCTGCATGGTGCGCCATTGCGCGTCATCACCCCCGGGTGGATGGCCGAGTCCTGCATGAAATGGCTGACCGAAATCACCCTGCGTGCGGATGAAACGCCTGGGTATTACATGCAACAGGCCTATCGCATTCCGGAGACGGCTGTGCATCCCACATCGGGGCTTCCTGGGAGTGCGATGGTGCCGGTGGAGCAGATGCCGGTGAAGTCGCTCATCGCCGCGCCCGGCGAAGGGGATACGCTGAAGGTGGGGCCGGTGACGATCCAAGGGGTGGCCTGGGCTGGTGAATCGCCCGTAGCGAAGGTGGAGGTCTCCTGCGACGACGGGAAGACCTGGGAGCCGGCTCGTTTAGTGGGTGAAGAACAACCCTATGCCTGGCGGCAATGGCAATACCTGTGGAACGCGCGCCAGGTCGGACCGACGGCCATTCTCTGCCGAGCCACGGATGCGCAGGGGATTCAACAGCCGGAGAGAAGCCCCTGGAATCCGGGCGGCTTTCTGTGGAACGGGTGGGACCGCCTGTCCGTGACGGTGGCGGCATGA
- a CDS encoding c-type cytochrome has translation MSMLHNSSTCANRTPRAFVRCGLAGRALSAFSIVLLGILGVVMATDAQEEDRPTVEPAQARRAATLIHARCAVCHTTDLIVQQRLPPDRWQVTVEKMRHWGADLSKEEAAAVLQFVTARYHPGAPDHVPSIEEELALTAPAEALSQASDGPLVGVPGRGAEVFARNCQACHGEGAMGGAGPKLARNRILKNEGAFWETVLHGRGPMPAWGAVLSHQDIADIHAWLSTK, from the coding sequence ATGAGCATGCTGCACAATTCCTCCACCTGCGCGAACCGTACGCCTCGGGCGTTCGTTCGCTGCGGCCTCGCGGGGCGGGCTTTGTCGGCATTCTCCATCGTTCTGTTGGGTATCCTGGGGGTGGTGATGGCGACGGATGCCCAGGAAGAGGACAGACCGACGGTCGAACCGGCGCAGGCTCGCCGGGCCGCGACGTTGATTCATGCCCGTTGTGCCGTCTGCCACACGACGGATCTGATCGTGCAGCAGCGGTTGCCGCCGGATCGATGGCAGGTCACGGTTGAGAAGATGAGGCATTGGGGCGCGGACCTGTCCAAGGAGGAAGCGGCGGCGGTCCTCCAGTTCGTGACGGCCCGGTACCACCCCGGCGCGCCGGACCACGTGCCGTCTATCGAGGAAGAATTGGCACTGACGGCACCGGCGGAAGCACTGAGCCAGGCGAGTGATGGTCCGCTTGTCGGGGTACCGGGAAGGGGCGCCGAAGTCTTTGCGCGGAACTGCCAGGCTTGCCATGGTGAGGGCGCCATGGGCGGCGCCGGGCCCAAACTGGCGCGCAACAGAATCTTGAAGAATGAGGGGGCGTTTTGGGAAACGGTACTCCATGGCCGGGGACCGATGCCGGCTTGGGGGGCGGTGCTCAGTCATCAAGACATCGCGGATATCCACGCCTGGCTTTCGACCAAGTAA
- a CDS encoding c-type cytochrome, with the protein MVRRRTAMIGCALVLVVGLASFPRLLFGSDQHRAKELIQNNCAGCHRLEGKPDSRFNLKAPDLIWAGSKYQRAWLIRWLTGKEAPLYEKGYRWDLGEGPMRHPVVMDAEAEAIADYFQQHNKDPRVTVGAFDLAKVSKFDATFGGMAYKAHACLGCHQVEENGKVIGGPQSASLVTAGQRYDKDWLFRFGQNPQDFTVHNGEFLADATEPQLRAVIGYLMVQGVKDFKYYEPWNAPEFGMASVDRGKVLYKEYCAQCHGMTGKGDGPAASGLEPKPAIHANIPFDKVPTDYLYNVINHGGAAMGKSPNMPYWGLTIGQQGVADVMAYLRATFKGGAEMAQAAVGGGPSGVCPQPRKTAKAPADFLAKTNPLPATDATIKAGKTLFLQTAQPVACAMCHGEQGNGQGFMGAALIPPPRNFTCGSMMKDIPDGQLLWIIKNGSPGTGMMSFAGLPDDQVWQLIAYIRSLAK; encoded by the coding sequence ATGGTTCGACGTCGGACGGCGATGATCGGCTGTGCGCTGGTGCTTGTGGTGGGGTTGGCGTCGTTTCCGCGGCTGTTGTTCGGGAGCGACCAACATCGCGCGAAGGAGCTGATCCAGAACAACTGCGCCGGGTGCCACCGGCTGGAGGGCAAGCCTGATTCGCGATTTAATCTCAAGGCGCCGGACCTCATCTGGGCAGGGAGCAAGTATCAACGAGCATGGCTCATCCGATGGCTGACCGGGAAAGAGGCGCCACTCTACGAAAAGGGGTATCGATGGGATTTGGGCGAAGGGCCGATGCGGCATCCGGTCGTGATGGATGCGGAGGCCGAAGCAATCGCGGACTACTTCCAGCAACATAACAAAGATCCGCGGGTCACGGTCGGAGCTTTCGATTTGGCCAAGGTGAGCAAGTTCGATGCGACCTTCGGCGGCATGGCCTATAAGGCCCACGCGTGCCTGGGCTGCCATCAGGTCGAGGAGAACGGCAAGGTCATCGGCGGCCCCCAGAGTGCTTCGCTGGTGACGGCAGGGCAACGGTATGACAAGGATTGGCTCTTCCGCTTCGGGCAAAACCCCCAAGACTTTACGGTCCACAATGGGGAGTTCCTGGCCGATGCCACGGAGCCACAACTGCGGGCCGTCATCGGCTACCTCATGGTGCAGGGGGTCAAGGACTTCAAGTATTACGAACCCTGGAACGCTCCGGAGTTCGGGATGGCCAGCGTGGATCGCGGCAAGGTCCTGTATAAGGAATACTGTGCGCAATGTCACGGTATGACGGGCAAGGGCGACGGGCCGGCTGCTTCAGGGCTGGAGCCGAAACCGGCCATCCATGCCAACATTCCGTTCGACAAGGTGCCGACCGACTATCTCTACAATGTGATCAACCATGGCGGCGCGGCGATGGGCAAATCGCCGAATATGCCCTATTGGGGCTTGACCATCGGGCAGCAGGGGGTGGCGGACGTGATGGCCTATCTGCGGGCCACCTTCAAGGGCGGAGCTGAAATGGCCCAGGCGGCGGTGGGCGGCGGACCATCGGGAGTCTGTCCGCAGCCGAGAAAGACCGCCAAGGCGCCGGCGGACTTCCTGGCGAAGACCAATCCGCTCCCTGCCACGGATGCCACGATCAAGGCAGGCAAGACGCTCTTTCTGCAGACCGCTCAACCGGTGGCCTGCGCGATGTGTCACGGCGAGCAGGGCAACGGACAGGGGTTCATGGGTGCGGCGTTGATCCCGCCGCCCAGAAACTTCACCTGCGGTTCCATGATGAAAGACATTCCGGACGGACAATTGCTCTGGATCATCAAGAACGGCTCGCCGGGCACGGGCATGATGTCGTTTGCCGGGTTGCCTGATGATCAGGTCTGGCAGTTGATTGCCTATATCCGGAGTTTGGCGAAGTAA
- a CDS encoding DsrE family protein — MATFIVSGSRGTDDPTMATLPFMAAKTAKEQGHDVVLWLWNEAVTSARKGSADHVVGVNLTPLKDLLAAVQAAGIPIWVCGACAVARQIGQGDLVAGATIKGMPDYIKAVAERDRSVAF, encoded by the coding sequence ATGGCGACGTTTATTGTCTCCGGAAGTCGTGGCACGGATGATCCGACGATGGCGACCCTGCCCTTCATGGCGGCTAAGACGGCCAAGGAGCAGGGGCATGATGTCGTCTTGTGGTTATGGAACGAGGCGGTCACGTCGGCCCGCAAGGGGTCGGCGGACCATGTCGTGGGGGTGAACCTCACGCCGCTGAAGGACTTGCTGGCAGCGGTGCAGGCGGCCGGGATTCCGATCTGGGTCTGCGGTGCCTGCGCGGTGGCGCGACAGATCGGGCAAGGTGATTTAGTGGCGGGCGCCACGATCAAGGGCATGCCGGATTACATCAAGGCAGTGGCGGAACGCGATCGAAGCGTCGCCTTTTGA
- the ppk2 gene encoding polyphosphate kinase 2: MEIAQGNGQVAPEDLEAIPVAVPQEGDGYRRSRPDRTANGLTEADLRRVTTKRGLLQLLKSNEMDIEEVKKTLLYEEELRGLQVELVRLQRWVQAGGQRVAILVEGRDAAGKGGTIRRFTEHLNPRAMRVVALPKPTDEEKGQWYFQRYIRQLPNKGEIVFFDRSWYNRAVVEPVMGFCSKKDHQRFLQQVTEFEHMLYEDGVMIIKFWFSISKDEQAKRFEARRQNPLKQWKLSPVDEKAQELWDSYTRYKEEMFSKTHTTFSPWIIVKANDKQAARLESLRYVLNLLPYKGKEEAAIRLTPDPNVITRFHRKMVELDF; this comes from the coding sequence ATGGAGATCGCGCAGGGAAACGGCCAGGTCGCCCCGGAAGACCTGGAGGCTATTCCCGTAGCCGTTCCTCAGGAAGGTGATGGGTATCGCCGCTCACGTCCGGATCGCACCGCGAATGGGCTGACCGAGGCGGACCTGCGACGAGTCACGACGAAGCGGGGACTTCTGCAACTGCTCAAATCCAACGAGATGGACATCGAGGAGGTCAAAAAAACCCTCCTGTACGAAGAGGAGCTGCGCGGGCTCCAAGTTGAACTCGTGCGCTTGCAACGATGGGTGCAAGCCGGCGGACAGCGGGTGGCGATTCTGGTCGAAGGACGCGATGCCGCGGGCAAGGGCGGCACCATTCGCCGGTTCACCGAGCATTTGAATCCGCGTGCCATGCGGGTCGTGGCATTGCCGAAGCCCACCGACGAAGAGAAGGGACAGTGGTACTTCCAGCGGTACATCCGCCAATTGCCGAACAAGGGGGAAATCGTCTTCTTCGATCGCAGTTGGTACAACCGCGCCGTCGTGGAGCCGGTGATGGGCTTCTGCAGCAAGAAGGATCACCAACGCTTTTTGCAGCAGGTGACGGAATTCGAGCACATGCTCTACGAAGACGGCGTGATGATCATCAAATTCTGGTTCTCGATTTCCAAAGACGAGCAGGCAAAGCGGTTTGAAGCGCGCCGGCAGAACCCGCTCAAGCAGTGGAAGTTGAGTCCCGTCGACGAGAAGGCGCAGGAATTGTGGGATTCTTACACGCGCTATAAAGAGGAGATGTTCAGCAAGACGCACACCACCTTCAGCCCCTGGATCATCGTGAAGGCGAACGACAAACAGGCGGCCCGGTTGGAGAGTTTGCGGTACGTATTGAATCTCCTTCCTTACAAGGGCAAGGAGGAAGCCGCCATCCGGCTGACGCCGGACCCCAACGTCATCACACGCTTCCATCGCAAAATGGTGGAGCTGGATTTTTGA
- a CDS encoding cytochrome c — protein MKTTAALDWVRPVRLWALLSMALLATGSGVEAARHDMQPRVPPDKLESLRSLQNPLPNTPEIVEKGKALYHGKGTCVNCHGVNGGGDGPGAKGLTPPPRNFQHHGFWRHRSDGELYYIIQNGSPGTAMAPFGGILTDEEIWSLIRYEQTFSRHHGPRRRMGRL, from the coding sequence ATGAAGACGACAGCCGCCCTTGACTGGGTCCGTCCCGTTCGCCTCTGGGCACTGTTGTCGATGGCTCTGCTCGCCACCGGCTCCGGCGTGGAAGCGGCCAGGCATGACATGCAGCCCCGCGTGCCGCCCGACAAATTGGAATCGCTGCGGTCACTGCAGAATCCCCTGCCGAACACGCCGGAGATTGTGGAAAAGGGCAAGGCGCTCTATCACGGCAAGGGGACCTGCGTGAATTGTCACGGCGTGAACGGCGGCGGTGACGGACCAGGCGCCAAAGGGCTCACGCCGCCGCCGCGTAACTTCCAACATCACGGTTTCTGGCGCCATCGATCGGACGGAGAGCTGTATTACATCATTCAGAACGGCTCTCCCGGCACCGCCATGGCTCCCTTCGGGGGGATTCTAACGGACGAGGAAATTTGGAGCCTCATCCGATACGAACAGACGTTCAGCCGCCATCACGGCCCGCGAAGAAGAATGGGCCGCCTGTAG
- a CDS encoding YtxH domain-containing protein — MADQHEGCSGAGVTVAFLSGVMLGAVAAMLYAPASGEETRKTIKGYARRTEEEVLEKAREIRGELTHTIDEAKRFLKDTETTISAAFAAGKEAFKKERAERA, encoded by the coding sequence ATGGCCGATCAACACGAGGGCTGTTCCGGAGCAGGGGTGACCGTGGCCTTTTTGAGTGGAGTGATGTTGGGGGCGGTGGCGGCGATGCTCTATGCGCCGGCCTCCGGGGAAGAGACTCGAAAAACGATCAAGGGCTACGCGCGACGCACGGAGGAAGAAGTCTTGGAAAAGGCGCGGGAGATTCGAGGGGAGCTGACCCACACCATCGACGAGGCCAAACGATTCTTGAAGGATACCGAGACGACAATTTCAGCGGCCTTCGCGGCGGGGAAAGAGGCTTTCAAGAAGGAGCGGGCGGAGCGCGCCTGA
- a CDS encoding 2-oxoacid:acceptor oxidoreductase family protein, whose translation MEAVRFHGRGGQGAKTASRILGTAAFLSGLIAQDSPIYGAERRGAPVAAFTRIAREPIRERGVIAHPDVLCVADASLIEDPTAHVADGVAAETLVFVNSPFPPEEVVARTAIPGKVTTLDLTDLALQRLGQREAISALLGAVAARLVLLPQESVQEAIARELGDLGLNATAIERNQSAARYCYDRLEVPAKGVRPQQGPGSAALYLPTYEPPTRGSARISAAANSVLRETSGWRTFRPILQADKCNGCWLCFAFCPDGVIAMDQDDKPVIDYAHCKGCQICVHECPTHALVAEREQAGGVAWAAK comes from the coding sequence ATGGAGGCGGTACGGTTTCACGGGCGCGGAGGCCAAGGCGCCAAGACGGCCAGCCGCATCCTGGGGACGGCGGCCTTCCTCAGCGGCCTCATCGCGCAGGACTCTCCCATTTACGGAGCGGAACGTCGGGGCGCGCCGGTGGCGGCCTTCACGAGGATTGCGCGAGAGCCGATTCGCGAGCGGGGGGTGATCGCCCATCCTGATGTCCTTTGTGTGGCGGACGCCTCGTTGATCGAGGATCCTACGGCGCATGTGGCGGATGGCGTGGCAGCGGAAACCCTGGTGTTCGTGAACTCGCCGTTTCCGCCGGAAGAAGTGGTCGCCCGTACGGCGATCCCCGGAAAGGTGACGACGTTGGACCTCACGGACCTGGCCTTGCAACGATTGGGACAACGTGAGGCCATCAGCGCCTTGCTGGGAGCCGTGGCGGCTCGATTGGTTCTTCTCCCCCAGGAATCGGTGCAGGAGGCCATCGCGCGAGAGTTGGGTGACCTCGGATTGAACGCGACGGCGATCGAGCGCAATCAGTCGGCGGCCCGCTACTGTTACGACCGCCTCGAGGTGCCGGCGAAAGGCGTGCGACCGCAGCAGGGGCCCGGCAGCGCGGCGCTCTATCTGCCGACCTATGAGCCGCCTACGAGAGGCAGCGCAAGAATCAGCGCCGCAGCCAATTCCGTGCTGCGCGAAACCAGCGGATGGCGGACGTTTCGCCCGATCCTGCAGGCGGACAAGTGTAACGGCTGCTGGCTCTGTTTCGCCTTTTGCCCGGACGGCGTGATCGCGATGGACCAGGATGACAAGCCGGTGATCGATTACGCCCATTGCAAGGGCTGTCAGATTTGCGTGCACGAGTGTCCCACCCACGCGTTGGTCGCGGAGCGGGAGCAGGCGGGGGGAGTCGCATGGGCGGCGAAATGA
- a CDS encoding pyruvate synthase — protein MGGEMMTGNLAAAWGARLAEVDYIPAFPITPQTEIVEALAKWCASGELAARFVTLDSEHSMMTAAGAAEATGARVFTATSSQGLLYAFEVLYSISGWRAPLVLVNVSRALAAPITLEPDHNDVLAARDSGFLQIHAETCQEVVDSIVMAYRIAEDARVMLPVIVNLDGFYLSFTREPVKLPDPELVRKFLPPFRPAHLGFKASAPHALGVAVVGGTPYAYFRHQMHLAAINALAVHQEAAASFEELFGRRYDLLEGYRLYDAEDVLVMSNAFASKGKAAVDAARREGRRVGLLRLRVIRPWPADAIRAALRGRRAVAVLDQNLAPGQGGILFQEIAACLYHEASRPRALCSFIGGLGGQNLSEGTFRAIFEQTAQAGSDGKGIGPVLLYTEAEHREIRTLQELAAGAQEG, from the coding sequence ATGGGCGGCGAAATGATGACCGGCAACCTGGCTGCCGCGTGGGGTGCGCGCCTGGCCGAGGTGGATTATATCCCGGCCTTTCCCATCACGCCGCAGACGGAGATCGTGGAGGCGCTGGCGAAATGGTGCGCGAGCGGCGAGCTGGCGGCCCGCTTCGTGACGCTGGACTCGGAACATTCCATGATGACGGCGGCCGGTGCCGCCGAGGCGACGGGGGCGCGGGTGTTCACGGCGACCTCCAGTCAAGGCCTCTTGTATGCCTTCGAAGTGCTCTACTCGATTTCCGGCTGGCGCGCGCCGCTGGTCTTGGTGAATGTCTCGCGGGCGCTGGCCGCTCCCATTACGCTGGAGCCGGACCACAACGATGTGTTGGCCGCGCGAGATTCCGGCTTTCTCCAGATCCATGCCGAAACCTGTCAGGAGGTCGTGGATTCGATCGTGATGGCCTATCGGATCGCAGAGGATGCGCGCGTCATGTTGCCGGTGATCGTGAACCTGGATGGGTTCTACCTCTCCTTCACCCGCGAGCCGGTAAAACTGCCCGATCCGGAGTTGGTTCGTAAGTTCCTGCCGCCCTTCCGTCCGGCCCACCTCGGATTCAAGGCCTCCGCGCCGCATGCGTTGGGGGTGGCGGTCGTCGGCGGAACGCCCTATGCCTACTTCCGTCATCAGATGCACTTGGCGGCGATCAACGCGTTGGCGGTCCATCAAGAGGCGGCAGCTTCGTTCGAGGAACTGTTCGGACGGCGGTACGACCTCCTCGAAGGATATCGGCTGTACGACGCGGAAGACGTGCTCGTCATGAGCAACGCCTTTGCCAGCAAGGGCAAGGCGGCGGTCGATGCGGCAAGGCGCGAGGGGCGGCGCGTCGGGCTGTTGCGCTTGAGGGTCATTCGACCCTGGCCGGCTGATGCGATTCGCGCGGCATTGCGAGGGCGGCGCGCCGTGGCGGTGCTGGATCAGAATCTGGCGCCGGGGCAAGGCGGCATCCTCTTTCAGGAGATTGCGGCCTGTCTCTACCACGAGGCCTCGCGACCGCGGGCGCTCTGTTCCTTCATCGGCGGGCTGGGCGGGCAGAACCTATCCGAAGGGACGTTCCGCGCGATCTTTGAGCAGACCGCCCAAGCAGGCTCTGATGGGAAGGGCATCGGGCCGGTGTTGCTCTATACCGAAGCGGAACATCGCGAGATTCGGACGCTGCAGGAGCTGGCCGCCGGAGCGCAGGAAGGCTGA
- a CDS encoding pyruvate synthase, with amino-acid sequence MVWQRETFKKIKQIPREEHVFPGTGLCAGCGGLEALRLAAKVLGDDVVYVNAAGCFTLLAAYPYTPFKGSWLYTTMGSAPAGAQGVRDALDVLIAKGRLPKSENLKVVVLGGDGSTYDMALSSTSGAMHRGLDFYYVCYDNEAYGNTGMQLSAATPFGARTPTSPCSVQHQAAASQEKKDLFEIWRAHNPPYLATVSPRYPLDLEEKFARAAKVTGPKMFLALSACPTGWLYDPGATPEVAKLAVETGIWPLKEALNGTVTHTYVPKRKPVEAYLTLQGRFRHLFEPVRQEAAIQHIQARVDVYWERVAKEHT; translated from the coding sequence ATGGTGTGGCAACGGGAGACGTTCAAGAAGATCAAACAGATTCCTCGGGAGGAGCACGTGTTCCCCGGCACTGGACTCTGCGCCGGTTGCGGGGGGTTGGAGGCCTTACGGCTGGCCGCCAAGGTGTTGGGTGACGACGTGGTCTATGTGAACGCCGCCGGCTGCTTCACGTTGTTGGCTGCCTATCCCTACACGCCGTTCAAGGGCTCTTGGCTGTACACGACGATGGGATCGGCGCCGGCCGGCGCGCAAGGCGTCCGCGATGCGCTGGATGTCTTGATCGCCAAGGGGCGCTTGCCCAAGAGTGAGAATCTGAAGGTCGTGGTGCTGGGAGGCGACGGCTCTACCTATGACATGGCGCTCTCCTCGACTTCGGGCGCTATGCATCGCGGGCTGGATTTTTATTATGTCTGCTACGACAACGAGGCCTACGGCAACACCGGCATGCAGCTCTCCGCCGCGACACCGTTCGGGGCGCGCACACCCACGTCGCCCTGCAGCGTGCAGCACCAAGCCGCAGCCAGCCAGGAGAAAAAGGACCTCTTCGAAATCTGGCGCGCGCACAATCCGCCCTACCTGGCGACCGTATCTCCGCGGTACCCGCTCGACTTGGAGGAGAAGTTCGCGCGTGCGGCGAAGGTGACTGGGCCTAAGATGTTCCTGGCCCTCTCCGCCTGCCCCACCGGCTGGCTCTACGATCCGGGGGCCACGCCGGAAGTCGCCAAGCTGGCGGTGGAGACCGGCATCTGGCCCTTGAAAGAAGCGCTCAACGGCACGGTCACCCATACGTATGTGCCCAAGCGCAAACCGGTGGAAGCGTACTTGACGCTGCAGGGCCGGTTTCGGCACCTCTTTGAGCCGGTACGGCAAGAGGCGGCGATCCAGCACATCCAGGCCCGCGTCGATGTCTACTGGGAGCGTGTCGCGAAGGAGCACACATGA
- a CDS encoding cytochrome c → MMGRIPFRIGSVVMLAAALVLTAACAERHSASGSGVTPVHLPDVRTVIPLSAEARQEHRAVMSQHLETIQAIVAALAEEDYKLAQGLTEAHLGFFMHRQAMARQQPADFPPAYHDLAMAHHEAAEKMADAMETRDLKQILPPFNNVLKACVACHLEYRLGSS, encoded by the coding sequence ATGATGGGACGGATCCCGTTCCGCATCGGCTCCGTCGTCATGCTGGCCGCGGCACTTGTCCTGACGGCTGCTTGCGCCGAGCGTCATTCGGCCTCCGGCTCCGGCGTCACGCCGGTGCATCTCCCGGATGTGCGGACGGTGATTCCATTGAGCGCCGAGGCGCGCCAGGAACATCGGGCCGTCATGTCGCAACATTTGGAAACCATCCAAGCGATCGTGGCGGCGCTTGCGGAAGAGGATTACAAGCTGGCGCAGGGGCTGACCGAAGCACACTTGGGCTTTTTTATGCACCGGCAGGCGATGGCCCGACAGCAGCCGGCCGATTTTCCTCCCGCCTACCACGACCTGGCGATGGCTCACCATGAAGCGGCCGAAAAAATGGCCGATGCCATGGAGACGCGGGATCTCAAACAGATCCTGCCCCCGTTCAACAACGTATTGAAGGCCTGTGTGGCCTGTCATCTGGAATATCGACTCGGAAGTTCATAA